One window of the Nocardia huaxiensis genome contains the following:
- a CDS encoding phenylacetate--CoA ligase family protein, whose protein sequence is MTYQDSSLSFKHRLRRVHPRRGALRRTLATLDRADAATIRAFQEQRLRKLVGIAAARSPFYREWFRDHGIDPSSIRTLADLPRLPLISRADLVGRADRFRTRPRRLMWPAMSSGSSGRPVQVYRTMTSSVLELTALERQWSWFGVPADSRRVVLRGNGFASGGADRPTLLLPGAGQLLVSSFYLTPERIDAIIEDIQRFDPHAIEGWPSSIALLAALLRDRGVKIPVRAIITSSEMMTPGQQALMREVYTAPIVDHYGQTERVALAGTCEEGGYHAFPDYGIVELVPLEGCEDRWEIVGTPLHNTGFPLFRYRTGDEVRPPEPGRNCPCGRAFPLLGTVDGRVDDIFTSADGRPLPLGSTVLDDLTGLREAQIAQRAPGVFEVRFVPGDGFSEHECAAEVRAAVTRLFGPGQRVDIRVVDSLPRSPSGKLKSAVVESGDVITLE, encoded by the coding sequence CGCGACCATCCGGGCCTTCCAGGAGCAGCGTCTGCGCAAACTGGTGGGTATCGCCGCCGCGCGCTCCCCCTTCTACCGCGAGTGGTTCCGCGACCACGGCATCGACCCGTCCTCGATCCGCACGCTCGCCGATCTCCCACGGCTGCCGCTGATTTCGCGAGCGGATCTGGTGGGCCGGGCCGATCGCTTCCGCACCCGCCCGCGCCGGCTGATGTGGCCGGCCATGTCGAGTGGCTCGTCGGGCCGCCCGGTTCAGGTCTACCGGACCATGACTTCCTCGGTGCTCGAGCTGACCGCGCTGGAACGGCAGTGGAGCTGGTTCGGCGTGCCCGCGGATTCGCGCCGGGTTGTGTTGCGCGGCAATGGTTTCGCCTCGGGCGGCGCGGACCGCCCCACCCTGCTGCTGCCGGGTGCGGGCCAGTTGCTGGTGTCGAGTTTCTATCTGACGCCCGAGCGCATCGACGCCATCATCGAGGATATTCAGCGTTTCGACCCGCACGCCATCGAGGGCTGGCCCTCCAGCATCGCGCTGCTGGCGGCATTGCTGCGTGATCGCGGCGTGAAAATCCCGGTGCGCGCGATCATTACGTCCTCGGAGATGATGACACCCGGCCAGCAGGCTCTCATGCGCGAGGTCTACACCGCCCCGATCGTGGACCACTACGGCCAGACCGAACGGGTCGCCCTGGCCGGAACCTGTGAGGAAGGGGGCTATCACGCGTTCCCGGACTACGGCATCGTCGAACTCGTCCCGCTCGAAGGCTGCGAGGACCGCTGGGAGATCGTCGGAACCCCCTTGCACAACACGGGATTCCCACTGTTCCGCTACCGCACCGGCGACGAGGTGCGCCCGCCCGAACCCGGGCGGAACTGCCCGTGCGGCCGTGCCTTCCCCCTGCTCGGCACCGTCGACGGTCGCGTGGACGATATCTTCACCTCCGCCGACGGCCGTCCGCTCCCGCTGGGCTCCACCGTGCTCGATGATCTGACCGGCCTGCGCGAGGCCCAGATCGCCCAGCGCGCCCCGGGTGTCTTCGAGGTGAGATTCGTTCCCGGCGACGGCTTTTCGGAGCACGAGTGCGCCGCGGAGGTGCGCGCCGCCGTGACCCGCCTGTTCGGTCCGGGGCAGCGGGTGGATATTCGCGTGGTCGACTCCCTGCCGCGGTCGCCGAGTGGCAAGCTGAAGTCGGCGGTTGTCGAGTCCGGTGACGTAATAACGCTGGAGTGA